The Euphorbia lathyris chromosome 2, ddEupLath1.1, whole genome shotgun sequence genome includes a window with the following:
- the LOC136220889 gene encoding peroxisome biogenesis protein 16 isoform X1, which yields MEAYRTWVRRNKDYVHSLESLANGMTWLLPERFSASEIGPEAVTAILGIITAINEHIIDTTPTQMQAGYVEPHSFPYSLCISAMKDLETLVEVAAEHYYGDKKWNFIAITEAIKVCVRLALFRNSGYKMLLHGGETPNIEKDVDFSSEHAPGGSSKPGIHHGPGHSQFMNGQNTWNLEGRALSALSRFGERARTVYDPVWSSRVQHQRAIIEPPSPIDERKTLSAILSEKGFDGALFVMGEVLFITRPLIYVLFIRRYGIRSWIPWFISLAVDFAGIGFLTKITKANHVEKGQHFHLTVSEKDELKRRKLLWALYLMRDPFFSKYTRQRLESTEKLLEPVPLFGLLTGKIVELIIGAQTRYTYMSGS from the exons GGAATGACATGGCTTCTTCCCGAGCGGTTTTCTGCTTCAGAGATAGGACCAGAAGCAG TAACTGCTATTCTTGGCATAATCACTGCCATCAATGAGCATATAATTGATACTACTCCAACCCAGATGCAAGCAGGCTATGTAGAGCCTCATTCCTTCCCTTATTCATTGTGCATATCTGCAATGAAGGACTTGGAGACATTGGTTGAAGTTGCAGCAGAACATTATTACGGTGAtaagaaatggaatttcatagCTATTACCGAAGCAATAAA GGTATGTGTTAGGCTAGCACTGTTTCGGAACAGTGGATATAAGATGCTCCTTCACGGAGGAGAAACACCGAATATCGAAAAGGATGTGGATTTTTCTTCTGAGCATGCTCCCGGCGGCTCCTCAAAGCCTGGAATACATCACGGGCCTGGTCATTCACAGTTTATGAATGGACAGAACACTTGGAATCTAGAAGGAAGAGCATTATCAGCATTGAGCAGGTTTGGAGAACGTGCTAGAACGGTTTATGATCCAGTATGGTCGAGTAGGGTTCAACATCAACGTGCAATTATAGAGCCTCCGT CTCCAATTGATGAAAGGAAAACTCTTTCCGCAATATTATCAGAGAAAGGTTTCGATGGTGCATTGTTTGTCATGGGAGAGGTGCTTTTTATCACCAGACCTCTTATTTATGTCTTGTTTATCAGAAGATATGGGATTCGGTCTTGGATCCCTTGGTTTATTTCTCTGGCTGTGGACTTTGCTGGAATAGGCTTTCTTACAAAAATCACTAAGGCAAATCATGTTGAAAAAGGGCAACATTTTCATCTTACCGTCTCTGAAAAGGATGAG TTGAAAAGAAGAAAATTGTTGTGGGCACTTTACCTTATGAGAGATCCATTCTTTAGCAAGTACACCAG GCAAAGACTTGAAAGCACTGAAAAACTACTGGAACCTGTTCCTCTTTTTGGGCTTCTAACAG GAAAAATTGTCGAACTTATTATCGGAGCTCAGACTCGTTACACATACATGTCGGGATCATGA
- the LOC136220889 gene encoding peroxisome biogenesis protein 16 isoform X2 — protein sequence MQAGYVEPHSFPYSLCISAMKDLETLVEVAAEHYYGDKKWNFIAITEAIKVCVRLALFRNSGYKMLLHGGETPNIEKDVDFSSEHAPGGSSKPGIHHGPGHSQFMNGQNTWNLEGRALSALSRFGERARTVYDPVWSSRVQHQRAIIEPPSPIDERKTLSAILSEKGFDGALFVMGEVLFITRPLIYVLFIRRYGIRSWIPWFISLAVDFAGIGFLTKITKANHVEKGQHFHLTVSEKDELKRRKLLWALYLMRDPFFSKYTRQRLESTEKLLEPVPLFGLLTGKIVELIIGAQTRYTYMSGS from the exons ATGCAAGCAGGCTATGTAGAGCCTCATTCCTTCCCTTATTCATTGTGCATATCTGCAATGAAGGACTTGGAGACATTGGTTGAAGTTGCAGCAGAACATTATTACGGTGAtaagaaatggaatttcatagCTATTACCGAAGCAATAAA GGTATGTGTTAGGCTAGCACTGTTTCGGAACAGTGGATATAAGATGCTCCTTCACGGAGGAGAAACACCGAATATCGAAAAGGATGTGGATTTTTCTTCTGAGCATGCTCCCGGCGGCTCCTCAAAGCCTGGAATACATCACGGGCCTGGTCATTCACAGTTTATGAATGGACAGAACACTTGGAATCTAGAAGGAAGAGCATTATCAGCATTGAGCAGGTTTGGAGAACGTGCTAGAACGGTTTATGATCCAGTATGGTCGAGTAGGGTTCAACATCAACGTGCAATTATAGAGCCTCCGT CTCCAATTGATGAAAGGAAAACTCTTTCCGCAATATTATCAGAGAAAGGTTTCGATGGTGCATTGTTTGTCATGGGAGAGGTGCTTTTTATCACCAGACCTCTTATTTATGTCTTGTTTATCAGAAGATATGGGATTCGGTCTTGGATCCCTTGGTTTATTTCTCTGGCTGTGGACTTTGCTGGAATAGGCTTTCTTACAAAAATCACTAAGGCAAATCATGTTGAAAAAGGGCAACATTTTCATCTTACCGTCTCTGAAAAGGATGAG TTGAAAAGAAGAAAATTGTTGTGGGCACTTTACCTTATGAGAGATCCATTCTTTAGCAAGTACACCAG GCAAAGACTTGAAAGCACTGAAAAACTACTGGAACCTGTTCCTCTTTTTGGGCTTCTAACAG GAAAAATTGTCGAACTTATTATCGGAGCTCAGACTCGTTACACATACATGTCGGGATCATGA